One genomic region from Populus nigra chromosome 8, ddPopNigr1.1, whole genome shotgun sequence encodes:
- the LOC133701689 gene encoding uncharacterized protein LOC133701689 — MQMEKEMKGLLVLAMVSMLCSFGISKECTNIPTQLSSHSFRYELLSSQNETWKEEMFEHYHLIPTDDSAWASLLPRKILREEDEHSWEMMYRNLKSPLKSSGNFLIEMSLHNVRLDPSSIHWKAQQTNLEYLLMLDVNNLVWSFRKTAGLSTPGKAYGGWEAPDSELRGHFVGHYLSASAQMWASTHNETLKKKMSAVVSALSACQVKMGTGYLSAFPSELFDRFEAIKPVWAPYYTIHKILAGLLDQYTLADNAQALKMVKWMVDYFYNRVRNVITKYSVERHYLSLNEETGGMNDVLYKLFSITGDSKHLVLAHLFDKPCFLGLLAVQADDISGFHANTHIPVVIGAQMRYEITGDPLYKDIGAFFMDVVNSSHSYATGGTSVSEFWSDPKRLASTLQTENEESCTTYNMLKVSRHLFRWTKEMAYADYYERALTNGVLGIQRGTEPGVMIYMLPQYPGSSKAKSYHGWGTSYDSFWCCYGTGIESFSKLGDSIYFEEGEAPGLYIIQYISSSLDWKSGQIVLNQKVDPIVSSDPYLRVTLTFSPKKGTSQASTLYLRIPIWTNSEGATATINSQRLRLPAPGSFLSVNRKWRSSDKLTLQIPISLRTEAIKDERHEYASVQAILYGPYLLAGHTSGDWNLKTGSGNSLSDSITPIPASYNGQLVSFSQASGISTFVLTNSNQSISMEKLPESGTDASLQATFRLVFKDSSSSKLSSVKDVIGKSVMLEPFHLPGMLLVQQGKDRSFAVTNSADDDGSSIFRVVSGLDGKDGTVSLESGIQNGCYVYSGVDYKSGQSMKLSCKSGTSSDTGFNQGASFVMNKGLSQYHPISFVAKGDKRNFLLAPLHSLRDESYTIYFNIQP; from the exons ATGcaaatggaaaaagaaatgaagggtTTGTTAGTTTTGGCCATGGTGTCTATGCTATGTAGTTTTGGTATCAGCAAGGAGTGTACAAACATCCCGACTCAGTTATCTTCACATTCATTTCGATATGAACTGTTATCATCACAGAATGAAACATGGAAAGAAGAAATGTTTGAACATTATCATTTGATACCTACCGATGATTCTGCCTGGGCCAGTTTGCTGCCAAGAAAGATACTGAGAGAAGAAGATGAGCATAGTTGGGAAATGATGTATAGAAATTTGAAAAGTCCTTTGAAATCCTCTGGAAATTTCCTTATCGAAATGTCATTGCATAATGTGAGATTGGATCCAAGTTCAATCCATTGGAAGGCTCAACAAACAAACTTGGAGTACTTGTTGATGTTGGATGTGAATAACTTGGTCTGGAGCTTTAGGAAAACGGCAGGTTTGTCTACACCAGGAAAAGCTTATGGTGGTTGGGAGGCACCGGATTCCGAGCTTCGAGGACATTTTGTTG GGCACTATTTGAGTGCATCAGCACAGATGTGGGCTAGTACTCATAATGAAACTCTGAAGAAGAAAATGTCTGCAGTAGTTTCTGCTCTATCTGCCTGTCAGGTGAAAATGGGAACAGGATACCTTTCTGCTTTCCCATCTGAATTATTTGATCGGTTTGAAGCTATAAAGCCAGTCTGGGCTCCTTATTACACCATTCATAAG ATCCTAGCAGGTCTTTTGGACCAATATACATTGGCAGATAATGCTCAAGCTTTAAAAATGGTTAAGTGGATGGTTGATTACTTTTACAATCGAGTTAGAAACGTTATAACCAAGTACAGTGTTGAAAGGCATTATCTATCACTCAACGAGGAAACTGGTGGTATGAATGATGTCCTTTACAAGTTATTTAGCATAACA GGAGATTCCAAGCATTTGGTGCTGGCTCACCTGTTTGACAAGCCTTGCTTCCTTGGTTTGCTTGCAGTACAG GCCGATGACATATCAGGTTTCCACGCCAATACACATATCCCTGTTGTCATCGGTGCACAGATGCGATATGAAATCACTGGCGATCCTCTTTATAAG GATATAGGAGCATTCTTCATGGATGTAGTCAACTCTTCTCACAGCTATGCAACTGGAGGAACTTCTGTTAGCGAGTTCTG GTCAGATCCAAAGCGACTGGCTAGCACGTTACAGACAGAAAATGAGGAATCATGCACAACTTATAATATGCTGAAG GTCTCTCGCCACCTGTTCAGATGGACCAAAGAAATGGCTTATGCAGATTATTACGAGCGAGCTCTGACAAACGGTGTGCTAGGCATCCAAAGAGGAACAGAACCTGGAGTGATGATTTACATGCTTCCACAATATCCTGGAAGTTCCAAAGCCAAAAGCTATCATGGATGGGGGACTTCGTATGATTCTTTTTGGTGCTGCTATGGAACAG GAATTGAATCATTTTCAAAGCTGGGAGATTCCATATATTTTGAAGAAGGAGAAGCCCCAGGCCTTTACATCATTCAGTATATATCAAGCTCTCTTGATTGGAAATCTGGACAGATTGTGCTCAATCAGAAAGTTGATCCTATCGTTTCTTCGGATCCATATCTTCGGGTGACATTAACCTTTTCTCCTAAGAAG GGGACTAGCCAAGCATCGACCTTGTATTTGCGGATACCAATTTGGACAAATTCAGAAGGTGCTACTGCAACAATAAATTCTCAGAGATTGCGTCTACCGGCTCCAG GTAGTTTCTTATCAGTCAATAGAAAATGGAGAAGCAGTGACAAGCTAACCCTTCAGATTCCCATCAGTTTGAGAACAGAGGCCATTAAAG ATGAGCGGCATGAGTATGCTTCTGTTCAGGCAATACTATATGGTCCTTACCTACTTGCTGGTCATACAAGTGGTGACTGGAACCTCAAAACCGGGTCAGGAAATTCTCTTTCAGACTCAATAACACCAATCCCTGCCTCTTATAATGGACAATTAGTATCTTTTTCCCAAGCGTCTGGAATTTCGACTTTTGTGTTAACAAATTCTAACCAATCAATATCCATGGAAAAGCTCCCGGAATCAGGCACCGATGCTTCTCTTCAAGCCACCTTTAGACTTGTATTTAAAGATTCTTCTTCCTCGAAACTCTCAAGTGTTAAAGATGTTATTGGAAAATCAGTCATGCTTGAACCCTTTCATCTTCCTGGAATGCTTTTAGTGCAGCAAGGAAAAGACAGAAGCTTTGCAGTCACAAATTCTGCTGATGATGATGGATCATCTATCTTCCGCGTGGTTTCTGGATTGGATGGAAAAGACGGAACTGTATCCCTGGAATCAGGTATCCAGAATGGTTGCTACGTGTACAGTGGTGTGGATTATAAGTCAGGTCAAAGCATGAAGCTTAGCTGCAAATCAGGGACATCATCAGATACTGGTTTTAATCAGGGAGCCAGCTTTGTAATGAACAAGGGACTAAGTCAATATCATCCAATCAGCTTTGTTGCAAAGGGGGACAAAAGAAATTTTCTTCTTGCACCATTACATAGTCTGAGAGATGAATCTTAcactatttattttaacattcaGCCTTAA
- the LOC133702020 gene encoding UPF0481 protein At3g47200-like: MEIGGTSSTDQQIMDQSHEVSLDVNELAISLREQLKIKKAFSPACCIYRVPERLRKLNEKACTPRVVSIGPIHHRMENLKAMADHKITYLQQFLEQSKVSVEALINIIKENETELRDSYAETIDLSWKNFATIILLDAVFIIMVLLNTKYLSEFYDSGRRDHIFYRPFKLVDVVFDMCLLENQLPFFILQKLFELSSVASNPKNCTLTELTCGLLKVTWPDWVKEDSWKIIDSSGVLHFVDFLRKCQQPTETHRPAKEEALLSAPTATELHQSGVKFKRPEKSSLLDIRFSNGILEIPQLKIDDSTEILFRNLQAFEQCHHRLEYIFVSDYITLISCLVRAPNDVEVLTHNENLKNMLNSNEAVSNLLYCLDKGNVASTEGFLSGVGEDLKSFCTKRRHKWMATLKQVYFNNPWTGISVFAATFLLILTVIQTVCSILQLP, from the coding sequence ATGGAAATTGGTGGAACATCAAGTACTGATCAGCAGATAATGGATCAGAGCCATGAAGTTTCACTTGATGTCAATGAGTTAGCTATTTCTTTAAGGGAGCAATTGAAAATCAAGAAGGCTTTCTCCCCGGCATGCTGCATCTACAGAGTCCCGGAACGATTGCGGAAGTTAAATGAAAAGGCATGTACACCTCGAGTAGTCTCAATAGGCCCTATTCACCACCGTATGGAGAATCTAAAAGCTATGGCAGACCACAAAATAACGTACCTGCAGCAGTTTCTTGAACAGAGCAAGGTAAGTGTGGAGGCTTTAATTAACATTATCAAGGAGAATGAAACGGAATTACGTGATAGTTATGCCGAAACCATTGATCTTAGTTGGAAAAACTTCGCAACAATTATCTTACTGGATGCTGTCTTCATTATTATGGTCTTACTGAACACGAAGTACTTGAGCGAGTTTTATGACAGTGGACGTCGTGACCACATTTTCTATCGTCCATTTAAGTTAGTGGACGTAGTGTTTGATATGTGCTTGCTTGAAAATCAGCTTCCATTCTTCATCCTCCAGAAGTTGTTTGAGCTATCCAGTGTAGCTTCCAATCCTAAGAATTGTACCCTTACTGAGCTTACCTGTGGGTTATTAAAAGTAACATGGCCTGACTGGGTAAAAGAGGACAGTTGGAAAATAATCGATTCCTCTGGGGTCCTTCATTTCGTTGACTTCCTAAGAAAGTGTCAGCAGCCAACAGAGACGCACCGTCCAGCGAAAGAAGAAGCTCTTTTAAGCGCGCCCACTGCGACGGAGCTCCATCAATCTGGAGTGAAGTTTAAGCGTCCCGAAAAAAGCTCATTATTAGACATAAGATTCAGTAATGGGATTCTAGAAATTccacaattaaaaatagatgACAGCACAGAAATTTTATTCAGAAATCTCCAGGCCTTTGAGCAATGCCATCATAGGTTGGAGTATATTTTCGTAAGTGACTATATTACTTTGATAAGCTGCCTCGTCCGTGCTCCTAATGATGTGGAAGTGCTTACTCATAAtgagaatttgaaaaatatgctAAACAGTAACGAAGCAGTGTCAAATCTTCTTTACTGCCTCGACAAAGGAAATGTTGCCAGTACTGAAGGTTTTCTTTCGGGTGTCGGCGAAGATCTGAAGTCCTTTTGCACAAAGCGTAGGCACAAGTGGATGGCAACCTTGAAGCAGGTTTATTTCAACAATCCATGGACTGGCATCTCTGTTTTTGCCGCtacttttcttcttattctcaCTGTCATACAAACAGTGTGCTCTATCCTTCAATTGCCATAA
- the LOC133702022 gene encoding UPF0481 protein At3g47200-like: MEIGGKSSTDHQTMDQSHEVSLASNSLEERLKNMKLFSPACCIYRVPERSRKLHRKAYTPRVVSIGPLHHDKENLKAMEDHKIMYLQQFLQQSKVSREGLCNVIKDNEKDLRDCYAETTGLNKAEFVTMILLDAVFIIMVLLKLKYRSLVFRNGLSDRIFYRPFMLHDVVFDMLLLENQLPFFILEKLFELSSVAENCTIIELTCGFLRCQWAGWVKEDSWKAIDFSGVLHFVDFLRKCLQPPALCRRAVEETAFSRAPTATELHQSGVKFRNPEKSFLFGITFSKGILEIPQLQIDEGTEILFRNLLAFEECYNWIEDTFVDDYITFISCLVRAPNDVKVLARKWNSKNMQVVSNLLYSHDHNNVTTNSFLWGVCDALNSHCRTRRHNKLKTLKAALKQMFVNNP; encoded by the coding sequence ATGGAAATTGGTGGAAAATCAAGTACCGATCACCAGACAATGGATCAAAGCCATGAAGTTTCACTTGCTAGCAATTCTTTGGAGGAGCGATTGAAAAACATGAAGCTTTTCTCCCCGGCATGCTGCATCTATAGAGTCCCTGAACGATCGCGGAAGTTACATAGAAAGGCATATACACCTCGAGTAGTCTCAATAGGCCCTCTTCACCATGATAAGGAAAATCTAAAAGCTATGGAAGACCACAAAATAATGTACCTGCAACAATTTCTTCAACAGAGCAAGGTAAGTCGGGAGGGTTTATGTAACGTTATCAAGGATAATGAAAAGGACTTACGTGATTGTTATGCAGAGACCACTGGTCTTAATAAAGCAGAGTTTGTAACAATGATCTTACTGGATGCTGTCTTCATTATTATGGTCTTACTGAAGTTGAAGTACAGGAGTTTGGTTTTTAGAAATGGACTTAGTGATCGGATTTTCTATCGTCCATTTATGCTACATGACGTAGTGTTCGATATGCTATTGCTTGAAAATCAGCTTCCGTTCTTCATCCTCGAGAAGTTGTTTGAGCTATCCAGTGTAGCTGAGAATTGTACCATTATTGAGCTTACCTGTGGGTTTCTAAGATGTCAATGGGCTGGCTGGGTAAAAGAGGACAGTTGGAAAGCAATCGATTTCTCTGGAGTCCTACATTTCGTTGACTTCCTAAGAAAGTGTCTGCAGCCACCGGCATTGTGCCGTCGTGCTGTCGAAGAAACAGCCTTTTCAAGAGCACCCACTGCAACAGAGCTCCATCAATCTGGAGTGAAATTTAGGAATCCAGAAAAAAGCTTTCTATTTGGCATAACATTCAGTAAAGGGATTCTAGAAATCCCACAACTGCAAATAGATGAAGGCACGGAAATCTTATTCAGAAATCTCCTGGCCTTTGAGGAATGCTATAATTGGATTGAGGATACTTTCGTAGATGACTATATTACTTTCATCAGCTGCCTCGTCAGGGCCCCTAATGATGTGAAAGTACTTGCTCGTAAATGGAATTCGAAAAATATGCAAGTGGTGTCGAATCTTCTTTACAGTCATGACCACAACAATGTCACTACAAATAGTTTTCTTTGGGGTGTCTGCGATGCTCTGAATTCACATTGCAGAACGCGTAGGCATAATAAGTTAAAGACCTTGAAGGCAGCTTTGAAACAGATGTTTGTCAATAATCCATAG